The following proteins are co-located in the Tardibacter chloracetimidivorans genome:
- a CDS encoding terminase — MMRQVTPEQWAAMTPAQRRELVALVSRFERPWYPLKGPQTMAYESKADIIGFGGAAGGGKTDLACGKSITHHQKIMALRRVGTELTGILDRFTELFGNRDGYNGKDNIWRTRRFDGKPLQIEFGAVPILGDEKKFQGRPHDLLIFDEAANFLEIQVRFLLGWLRSVDPTQKCQALLTFNPPTSAEGRWIISFFAPWLDKKFPNPALPGELRYAAMVPDAQGGSKDVWVDGPEPFVLVDGEPCYDFDPADYAPTEIITPKSRTFIPSRITDNPHLFGTGYMSTLQALPEPLRSQMLNGDFAAGMEDDPWQVIPTAWVEAAMARWKEHAVKPPMDSLGVDVARGGKDNTTIARLHGNWFDKTLLHPGTQTPDGPAVAGLVIASMRDQAPIHIDVIGVGASPYDFLISAHQQVIGVNVSETARGTDKSGRLSFPNMRSELWWKFREWLDPANNTGAALPNEPELLAELTAPKWSLQGPKIVVESREQIIARIGRSPDRASAYILALVRTPKLPKELRPHSSKPKDYDPYA; from the coding sequence GTGATGCGTCAGGTCACGCCCGAGCAGTGGGCTGCGATGACACCAGCGCAGCGGCGCGAGCTCGTCGCTCTCGTCTCACGCTTCGAACGTCCGTGGTATCCGCTCAAGGGGCCGCAGACGATGGCCTATGAGAGCAAGGCCGACATCATCGGCTTTGGGGGCGCGGCCGGCGGCGGCAAGACCGATCTCGCCTGCGGCAAGTCGATAACGCACCACCAGAAGATCATGGCGCTGCGCCGCGTCGGCACCGAGCTGACCGGTATCCTCGACCGCTTCACCGAGCTGTTCGGAAACCGCGACGGCTACAACGGCAAGGACAATATCTGGCGCACGCGCCGCTTCGACGGCAAGCCGCTCCAGATCGAGTTCGGCGCGGTCCCGATCCTCGGCGACGAGAAGAAGTTTCAGGGCCGCCCGCACGATCTGCTCATCTTCGACGAAGCGGCCAATTTCCTTGAGATACAGGTCCGCTTCCTGCTCGGCTGGCTGCGCTCGGTCGACCCGACGCAGAAGTGCCAGGCTCTCCTCACGTTCAACCCGCCGACCTCGGCCGAGGGGCGTTGGATCATCAGTTTCTTTGCTCCTTGGCTCGACAAGAAGTTCCCGAACCCGGCCCTGCCGGGCGAGCTGCGCTACGCGGCGATGGTGCCCGACGCGCAGGGCGGGTCGAAAGACGTTTGGGTCGACGGCCCCGAGCCGTTCGTGCTCGTTGATGGCGAGCCCTGCTACGATTTCGACCCGGCCGACTATGCGCCGACCGAGATCATCACACCCAAATCGCGAACCTTCATCCCGTCGCGGATCACCGACAACCCACACCTATTCGGGACTGGCTATATGTCGACGCTCCAAGCACTCCCCGAACCGTTGCGCAGCCAGATGCTCAACGGTGATTTCGCCGCTGGCATGGAAGACGACCCGTGGCAGGTCATCCCGACCGCATGGGTGGAGGCCGCGATGGCGCGCTGGAAAGAGCACGCCGTCAAGCCGCCGATGGACAGCCTTGGCGTTGACGTGGCGCGGGGCGGCAAGGACAACACGACCATCGCCCGGCTGCACGGCAACTGGTTCGACAAGACGCTGCTCCATCCCGGCACGCAGACTCCCGACGGCCCGGCGGTGGCGGGGCTCGTCATTGCTTCCATGCGCGATCAGGCACCCATCCACATCGACGTGATCGGCGTCGGGGCCTCTCCATATGACTTTCTCATCAGCGCGCACCAGCAGGTCATCGGCGTGAACGTCAGCGAGACCGCGCGCGGCACCGACAAGTCCGGCCGCCTCTCTTTCCCCAACATGCGATCCGAGTTGTGGTGGAAGTTCCGCGAGTGGCTGGACCCGGCCAACAACACCGGCGCGGCGCTGCCCAACGAACCCGAACTGCTGGCGGAGCTGACCGCGCCAAAATGGTCGCTGCAAGGGCCGAAGATTGTGGTGGAGAGCCGCGAGCAGATCATTGCACGCATTGGCCGATCTCCGGATCGCGCATCGGCGTACATCCTTGCTCTTGTCCGCACGCCGAAGCTGCCCAAGGAGCTCCGCCCGCATAGCTCGAAACCGAAAGACTACGATCCCTACGCCTAG
- a CDS encoding portal protein, with protein MAATPRHLQLSRWEQLKTERSSWLSHWQELSTYIQPRMGRFLVTDRNRGERRHNNIYDSTATRAHRILGAGMLSGATSPARPWLRMTTADPDLAKHHSARAWLDDVGKLILEVFSRSNTYRAFQMMYEELGLFGTGASLVMPSFATVQHHHPMTAGQYALATDWDGRVNTFYREFQMQVAPLVAEFGLENCTLGTQGLYQRGSLDQWITIYHAIEPRSDRDPSRRDALNMAYRSCYFEAGSTPNKYLRESGMREFRVLAPRWHVTANDTYGASPAMEALGDVKQLQHEQLRKAQAIDYQTKPPIALPTSAKGQEVNMMPGGVSYYDTTGGVPGGARSLFDARLDLNYLLQDIQDVRGRINSAFFADLFMMISQLDTTGRTATEIAERHEEKLLMLGPVLERLHNEMLEPQIALTFSDLLEAGALPPPPPEMDKQPIRVEFVSMLAQAQRAVGTAAVDRFVSNLGVVAQFKPDVLDKFNGDKWVDAYSDSLGVDPDLIVADKEVALIRQQRAEAQQRAEQAAQMEQMAGAANKLGNAPTQAGGSNALTDIMNMFSGYNSPSAESY; from the coding sequence ATGGCCGCCACCCCCCGGCATCTCCAGCTATCGCGATGGGAGCAGCTCAAGACCGAGCGTTCCTCATGGCTTTCGCATTGGCAGGAGCTTTCCACCTATATCCAGCCGCGCATGGGGCGCTTTCTCGTCACTGACCGCAACCGTGGCGAGCGTCGCCACAACAATATCTACGACAGCACCGCGACCCGCGCGCATCGCATCCTCGGCGCGGGCATGTTGTCGGGCGCGACCAGTCCCGCGCGGCCTTGGCTGCGCATGACGACGGCTGACCCCGACCTGGCCAAGCACCACTCCGCGCGTGCCTGGCTCGATGATGTCGGCAAGCTGATCCTTGAAGTGTTCTCTCGCTCGAACACCTACCGCGCTTTTCAGATGATGTACGAGGAGCTCGGCCTGTTCGGCACGGGCGCGTCGCTCGTCATGCCGAGCTTTGCGACGGTGCAGCACCACCACCCGATGACGGCCGGGCAATACGCGCTCGCGACCGATTGGGATGGCCGTGTAAACACCTTCTACCGAGAGTTTCAGATGCAGGTCGCCCCGCTCGTTGCAGAGTTCGGACTGGAGAACTGCACGCTCGGCACGCAGGGCCTCTATCAGCGCGGGTCGCTCGACCAGTGGATTACGATCTACCACGCCATCGAGCCGCGATCAGACCGCGATCCATCGCGCCGCGATGCGCTCAATATGGCGTACCGCTCCTGCTATTTCGAGGCGGGCTCCACGCCGAACAAGTATTTGCGCGAAAGCGGAATGCGCGAGTTCCGCGTGCTAGCTCCGCGCTGGCACGTCACCGCCAACGACACCTATGGCGCATCACCGGCGATGGAAGCCCTTGGCGACGTGAAGCAGCTCCAGCACGAGCAGCTCCGCAAGGCGCAGGCCATCGACTACCAGACCAAACCGCCCATTGCCCTGCCGACCTCGGCGAAGGGCCAAGAGGTCAATATGATGCCGGGCGGCGTCAGCTATTACGACACCACGGGCGGCGTGCCTGGCGGTGCTCGCTCGCTGTTCGATGCCCGGCTCGACCTGAACTATCTGCTGCAAGATATTCAGGACGTGCGTGGGCGCATTAACTCGGCCTTCTTCGCCGACCTCTTCATGATGATTTCGCAGCTCGACACGACGGGCCGCACTGCTACCGAAATCGCCGAACGCCACGAGGAAAAGCTCCTCATGCTCGGCCCGGTGCTGGAGCGGCTTCACAACGAGATGCTCGAACCACAGATCGCGCTTACCTTCTCCGATCTGCTCGAAGCGGGAGCTTTGCCGCCGCCGCCGCCCGAGATGGACAAGCAGCCGATCCGCGTCGAGTTCGTCTCGATGCTGGCACAGGCGCAGCGTGCCGTGGGCACCGCAGCGGTCGACAGGTTCGTCTCGAACCTCGGCGTGGTCGCGCAGTTCAAGCCCGACGTGCTCGACAAGTTCAACGGCGACAAGTGGGTCGATGCCTATAGCGATAGCCTCGGGGTCGACCCCGATCTGATCGTCGCTGACAAGGAGGTCGCACTCATCCGCCAGCAACGCGCCGAGGCGCAGCAGCGTGCCGAACAGGCGGCGCAGATGGAGCAGAT